One genomic region from Anguilla rostrata isolate EN2019 chromosome 2, ASM1855537v3, whole genome shotgun sequence encodes:
- the LOC135249260 gene encoding scavenger receptor cysteine-rich type 1 protein M130-like isoform X3: protein MHRAQFLSELRGEGVSIHSALRKVLFALKKMERCLFCLSLSSLLLLSTASIEDVRLANGSNRCSGIVEVYHRGEWGTVFREGRIWTMREAGVLCRELACGDAVDAPELEHTRPGSEEIWMGIVSCQGSESTLKECILVAWGKRYIRYSLVAGVVCSGNVRLVGGADLCSGRVEVHHGSSWGTVCDADFDQQDAEVVCRELGCGALKELRGAAAFGQGEGQVWAEEIQCTGNESQIYFCPTAPSQNQSCSHRNNVGLVCSGYTESRLADGPDSCSGRVELQYQSIWGTVCDACWDRRASNVLCQQLKCGIAVAVPGQAWFGAGSGQIRADVFDCHGNETRLSQCAISSWSRAMFSHEQDAGVICSGSALSALDGTVRLAGESACEGQVEVYYQQTWIRVGGSWSFSEASVACRQLGCGSAVQVYSSSPSGTGDSGECLMGFQCSGREAHLGNCSAPHKLSCSSKEQVSIVCSNHRSLRLVGGGGECAGRLEVFHNGSWGTVCDDSWDLEDAQVVCRQLQCGTALSAPLPSFFGPGNGPIWLDEVGCMGNETSLWDCPTSGWGHTDCGHNKDVGVVCSEFKEIRLTKGCSGNLEVFYNGTWGNVCFNRMTTDTATLICQELNCGKSGFVSSAWPRLESVPNWLDRLKCRLHDSTLWQCPSSPWGQNSCRKNDVALLTCTGEEHNEVPRSKLSCSSATNQRACTNHWPLRLMGGKGECSGRLEVFHGGSWRMVCGDSWDMMDVQVVCRQLGCGSAKEAHGNAIFGLGNSSLWLAEVNCRGSELHLWDCPHSVHQHSRCPPQNQAGVTCTGHSSDSSSTAVTKRPEPPLEAPPSLSILEVAFLVVGVLFLLLLVVLRVLLLRNRALRKALSQRDHAPLHEAVYEELECKLAEGRTDSAPWRGSRLSEDLPSGYEDVGEGEGLSLSGDLVTEDTPENYDDVITADKHPDSVTGELVDGDASEHYDDVITMQPGPDAFPGESVLAPESPPAPSGMDYDDVGEEPPE, encoded by the exons ATGCATAGGGCTCAGTTTCTCTCAGAGCTCAGAGGTGAAGGTGTGAGCATCCACTCTGCTCTGAGGAAGGTTCTGTTTGCGCTGAAGAAGATGGAGAGATGTCtgttctgcctctctctctcctccctgctcctgctctccacAGCCA gtattGAGGATGTGAGGCTGGCGAATGGTAGCAACCGCTGTTCTGGGATAGTGGAGGTTTACCATCGAGGAGAGTGGGGGACAGTGTTTCGTGAGGGCAGAATTTGGACTATGAGAGAAGCTGGAGTGTTGTGTAGAGAGCTAGCCTGCGGAGATGCTGTAGATGCACCAGAACTTGAACACACTAGACCAGGGTCTGAAGAAATATGGATGGGTATTGTGTCCTGCCAGGGATCAGAATCCACACTGAAAGAGTGCATTTTAGTAGCATGGGGTAAACGTTACATTCGCTATTCATTGGTTGCCGGAGTGGTCTGCTCAG GCAATGTCAGGCTGGTGGGTGGGGCAGACCTGTGCTCTGGGAGAGTagaggtgcatcatgggagctCCTGGGGCACAGTGTGTGATGCTGACTTTGACCAGCAGGACGCagaggttgtgtgcagagaacTGGGCTGTGGAGCTCTTAAAGAGCTGCGGGGGGCAGCTGCATTTGGCCAGGGGGAGGGCCAGGTGTGGGCAGAGGAGATTCAGTGTACAGGCAATGAATCTCAGATTTACTTCTGTCCCACAGCACCCTCACAAAATCAGTCCTGCTCCCATCGAAACAATGTGGGGCTGGTGTGTTCTG GGTACACTGAGTCCAGGCTGGCTGACGGCCCTGACAGCTGTTCTGGTCGAGTGGAGCTGCAGTACCAGAGTATctgggggacagtgtgtgatgcatgctgggataggagAGCCTCCAATGTCCTCTGTCAGCAGCTGAAGTGTGGGATTGCAGTCGCAGTACCAGGGCAGGCCTGGTTTGGAGCGGGGAGTGGGCAAATCAGGGCTGATGTGTTTGATTGCCATGGGAACGAGACACGCCTCTCGCAGTGTGCCATTTCCTCTTGGAGCCGAGCTATGTTCTCACATGAACAGGATGCTGGAGTCATCTGCTCTG GCTCTGCCCTCTCAGCTCTGGACGGGACGGTGCGGCTGGCTggagagagtgcgtgtgaggGCCAGGTGGAGGTGTACTACCAGCAGACCTGGATCAGAGTGGGGGGGTCCTGGAGCTTCAGCGAGGCCTCGGTGGCCTGCAGGCAGCTGGGCTGTGGCTCTGCAGTGCAGGTCTACAGTTCCTCTCCGTCTGGGACGGGGGACAGTGGGGAGTGCCTGATGGGGTTTCAGTGCTCTGGGAGAGAGGCTCACCTGGGGAACTGCAGCGCTCCACACAAACTCTCCTGCAGCTCCAAGGAACAGGTGTCCATCGTCTGTTCCA aTCACAGGTCTCTCAggctggtggggggagggggggaatgtGCGGGACGTTTGGAGGTGTTCCACAACGGCTCCTGGGGGACGGTTTGTGATGACTCCTGGGACCTGGAGGATGCTCAGGTGGTGTGCAGGCAGCTCCAGTGTGGGACAGCCCTCAGTGCCCCGCTACCCTCCTTCTTTGGGCCAGGAAATGGACCCATCTGGCTGGATGAGGTGGGCTGCATGGGAAATGAGACGTCCCTGTGGGACTGTCCCACATCTGGATGGGGACATACTGACTGTGGACACAATAAGGATGTGGGGGTCGTGTGTTCAG AATTCAAGGAGATTAGATTGACCAAAGGCTGTTCTGGGAATTTGGAAGTTTTCTACAATGGCACCTGGGGCAACGTGTGCTTCAATCGAATGACTACAGACACAGCCACTCTCATATGTCAGGAGCTGAACTGTGGGAAGAGTGGATTTGTTTCTTCTGCATGGCCACGACTGGAATCAGTTCCAAACTGGCTGGATCGTTTAAAATGTCGCCTACATGACTCCACTCTGTGGCAGTGCCCATCAAGCCCTTGGGGTCAGAATAGCTGCAGGAAAAATGACGTGGCTTtgctcacctgcacag GGGAAGAGCACAACGAAGTTCCAAGAAGCAAATTGTCATGCTCCTCTGCTACAAATCAGAGAGCTTGCACAA ATCACTGGCCCCTCCGGCTGATGGGGGGTAAAGGCGAGTGCTCTGGGAGGCTGGAGGTGTTCCACGGGGGGTCCTGGCGGATGGTGTGTGGAGACTCCTGGGATATGATGGACGTCCAGGTGGTGTGCAGACAGCTGGGCTGTGGGTCAGCAAAGGAGGCCCATGGTAATGCTATTTTTGGGCTGGGGAATAGTTCCCTCTGGCTGGCTGAAGTGAACTGCAGGGGCAGTGAGCTGCACCTGTGGGACTGCCCACACTCTGTGCACCAGCACAGCCGCTGCCCACCCCAGAACCAGGCTGGggtcacctgcacag GCCATTCATCTGACTCCAGTTCCACTGCAG TGACCAAACGGCCAGAGCCCCCATTAGAGGCTCCACCCAGCCTATCTATCCTAGAAGTGGCCTTCCTGGTGGTGGGGGTGCTGTTCCTCttgctgctggtggtgctgcGTGTTCTGCTGCTCCGGAACAGAGCACTGAGGAAAG CCCTGTCTCAACGGGACCACGCCCCTCTGCACGAAGCTGTCTACGAGGAGCTTGAGTGCAAACTGGCTGAAGGAAGAACCGACAGCGCCCCCTGGCGGG GGAGTCGCCTATCTGAGGATCTGCCCTCTGGGTATGAAGACGTGGGAGAAGGCGAGGGACTCTCCCTCTCAG GGGACCTGGTGACGGAGGACACACCAGAGAactatgatgatgtcatcactgcaGATAAGCATCCAGACAGTGTGACAG GGGAGCTGGTGGACGGAGATGCATCAGAGCactatgatgatgtcatcaccatGCAGCCCGGCCCAGATGCTTTTCCAG GGGAGAGCGTTCTGGCCCCCGAAAGCCCTCCAGCTCCCAGTGGGATGGACTATGATGATGTGGGGGAGGAGCCTCCTGAATGA
- the LOC135249260 gene encoding antigen WC1.1-like isoform X5: MHRAQFLSELRGEGVSIHSALRKVLFALKKMERCLFCLSLSSLLLLSTASSALSALDGTVRLAGESACEGQVEVYYQQTWIRVGGSWSFSEASVACRQLGCGSAVQVYSSSPSGTGDSGECLMGFQCSGREAHLGNCSAPHKLSCSSKEQVSIVCSNHRSLRLVGGGGECAGRLEVFHNGSWGTVCDDSWDLEDAQVVCRQLQCGTALSAPLPSFFGPGNGPIWLDEVGCMGNETSLWDCPTSGWGHTDCGHNKDVGVVCSEFKEIRLTKGCSGNLEVFYNGTWGNVCFNRMTTDTATLICQELNCGKSGFVSSAWPRLESVPNWLDRLKCRLHDSTLWQCPSSPWGQNSCRKNDVALLTCTGEEHNEVPRSKLSCSSATNQRACTNHWPLRLMGGKGECSGRLEVFHGGSWRMVCGDSWDMMDVQVVCRQLGCGSAKEAHGNAIFGLGNSSLWLAEVNCRGSELHLWDCPHSVHQHSRCPPQNQAGVTCTGHSSDSSSTAVTKRPEPPLEAPPSLSILEVAFLVVGVLFLLLLVVLRVLLLRNRALRKALSQRDHAPLHEAVYEELECKLAEGRTDSAPWRGSRLSEDLPSGYEDVGEGEGLSLSGDLVTEDTPENYDDVITADKHPDSVTGELVDGDASEHYDDVITMQPGPDAFPGYHVTDTEENYDDAVTLDWIQVGESVLAPESPPAPSGMDYDDVGEEPPE; the protein is encoded by the exons ATGCATAGGGCTCAGTTTCTCTCAGAGCTCAGAGGTGAAGGTGTGAGCATCCACTCTGCTCTGAGGAAGGTTCTGTTTGCGCTGAAGAAGATGGAGAGATGTCtgttctgcctctctctctcctccctgctcctgctctccacAGCCA GCTCTGCCCTCTCAGCTCTGGACGGGACGGTGCGGCTGGCTggagagagtgcgtgtgaggGCCAGGTGGAGGTGTACTACCAGCAGACCTGGATCAGAGTGGGGGGGTCCTGGAGCTTCAGCGAGGCCTCGGTGGCCTGCAGGCAGCTGGGCTGTGGCTCTGCAGTGCAGGTCTACAGTTCCTCTCCGTCTGGGACGGGGGACAGTGGGGAGTGCCTGATGGGGTTTCAGTGCTCTGGGAGAGAGGCTCACCTGGGGAACTGCAGCGCTCCACACAAACTCTCCTGCAGCTCCAAGGAACAGGTGTCCATCGTCTGTTCCA aTCACAGGTCTCTCAggctggtggggggagggggggaatgtGCGGGACGTTTGGAGGTGTTCCACAACGGCTCCTGGGGGACGGTTTGTGATGACTCCTGGGACCTGGAGGATGCTCAGGTGGTGTGCAGGCAGCTCCAGTGTGGGACAGCCCTCAGTGCCCCGCTACCCTCCTTCTTTGGGCCAGGAAATGGACCCATCTGGCTGGATGAGGTGGGCTGCATGGGAAATGAGACGTCCCTGTGGGACTGTCCCACATCTGGATGGGGACATACTGACTGTGGACACAATAAGGATGTGGGGGTCGTGTGTTCAG AATTCAAGGAGATTAGATTGACCAAAGGCTGTTCTGGGAATTTGGAAGTTTTCTACAATGGCACCTGGGGCAACGTGTGCTTCAATCGAATGACTACAGACACAGCCACTCTCATATGTCAGGAGCTGAACTGTGGGAAGAGTGGATTTGTTTCTTCTGCATGGCCACGACTGGAATCAGTTCCAAACTGGCTGGATCGTTTAAAATGTCGCCTACATGACTCCACTCTGTGGCAGTGCCCATCAAGCCCTTGGGGTCAGAATAGCTGCAGGAAAAATGACGTGGCTTtgctcacctgcacag GGGAAGAGCACAACGAAGTTCCAAGAAGCAAATTGTCATGCTCCTCTGCTACAAATCAGAGAGCTTGCACAA ATCACTGGCCCCTCCGGCTGATGGGGGGTAAAGGCGAGTGCTCTGGGAGGCTGGAGGTGTTCCACGGGGGGTCCTGGCGGATGGTGTGTGGAGACTCCTGGGATATGATGGACGTCCAGGTGGTGTGCAGACAGCTGGGCTGTGGGTCAGCAAAGGAGGCCCATGGTAATGCTATTTTTGGGCTGGGGAATAGTTCCCTCTGGCTGGCTGAAGTGAACTGCAGGGGCAGTGAGCTGCACCTGTGGGACTGCCCACACTCTGTGCACCAGCACAGCCGCTGCCCACCCCAGAACCAGGCTGGggtcacctgcacag GCCATTCATCTGACTCCAGTTCCACTGCAG TGACCAAACGGCCAGAGCCCCCATTAGAGGCTCCACCCAGCCTATCTATCCTAGAAGTGGCCTTCCTGGTGGTGGGGGTGCTGTTCCTCttgctgctggtggtgctgcGTGTTCTGCTGCTCCGGAACAGAGCACTGAGGAAAG CCCTGTCTCAACGGGACCACGCCCCTCTGCACGAAGCTGTCTACGAGGAGCTTGAGTGCAAACTGGCTGAAGGAAGAACCGACAGCGCCCCCTGGCGGG GGAGTCGCCTATCTGAGGATCTGCCCTCTGGGTATGAAGACGTGGGAGAAGGCGAGGGACTCTCCCTCTCAG GGGACCTGGTGACGGAGGACACACCAGAGAactatgatgatgtcatcactgcaGATAAGCATCCAGACAGTGTGACAG GGGAGCTGGTGGACGGAGATGCATCAGAGCactatgatgatgtcatcaccatGCAGCCCGGCCCAGATGCTTTTCCAG GGTATCATGTGACAGACACAGAGGAGAATTATGATGATGCCGTGACTCTGGACTGGATTCAAGTGG GGGAGAGCGTTCTGGCCCCCGAAAGCCCTCCAGCTCCCAGTGGGATGGACTATGATGATGTGGGGGAGGAGCCTCCTGAATGA